The following are encoded in a window of Panicum virgatum strain AP13 chromosome 5N, P.virgatum_v5, whole genome shotgun sequence genomic DNA:
- the LOC120674038 gene encoding uncharacterized protein LOC120674038 gives MAAGFSIRRCAERLRGTAAAELGPLDLAAKDLPPMEVRVFRWWEEELAAIKAAAEEEKEEPVAEVDEDEEEVPGNGRTPKKRSITDLFAAAPAVDAVGGGGPGAAEDDGEVLRAIFRRTKEMRRRRRLEEAAADERRAAEGNFARKKSLDKINLGDGLDTPGASEEHEDKHNLSTELENIPDLKKRKHGRLNNSLQKKKANRLKYIGSTKAIKVGKRDIKKLPLHSILKKYTKHTSVKMVKEKHGNSKGPGVIELCRKSVKRVKFSEVNDALGSKKQCSKRPELANICKLISDAMTSSSSSSIEFSSEEEHIIAESSSSRMPEKVFAMAKDAKDNTNRDNQSEISITGLSTGLFDLNKSLEDPADLNSPYVSNSEESCLQRTQVGTQVLTMEEQGMDQQGIDNGRTNHKDSSFNPHGQEQQHHATDLDNRMKSPCTLRNQTFQDSVQLQNWCSMTMHHGVSQLSTGGESSSFQFRGCNLSHSEKQIIHSKMNMQHESRPSSGQTLRLMGHDLTISNTRVDYLSEAAQKQTNPAEDHLTTKLVLELPRQGQPFLSLQTQSISNVSANSASTVAHISASSGSTAQAHFRYRNPHNVTNPSPTANVFSCDPSRCEDRWRGYTNLQSHQNVLLGCPPVSNHGSAAFIQNQPPPQHFYSDHSTKTDSPSAPFSPINMQHVTPSPDYHANLPVSYGLYSASSSVHPHNSVGFTWSHPHQIVQGVLDSRASAALPSRNAGTGMARVDPDNSTSSSSRFVLRSGPVKLSPGAKHILIPSDNTEDDNSAPIYSCVSFGNYNGNVSAPHQNKGAGSRRF, from the exons atggcggccgggtTCTCTATCAG ACGGTGTGCGGAGCGACTgcgggggacggcggcggcggagctcggcccgctcgacctcgccgccaaGGACCTGCCGCCCATGGAGGTCCGGGTGTTCAGGTGGTGGGAGGAGGAGCTCGCGGCcatcaaggcggcggcggaggaggagaaggaggagccgGTGGCGGAggtcgacgaggacgaggaggaggtgccGGGGAACGGGCGGACGCCGAAGAAGCGGTCCATCACCGACCTCTTCGCGGCGGCGCCTGCCGTGGACGCCGTGGGCGGGGGCGGCCCTGGCGCCGCTGAGGATGATGGGGAGGTCCTCCGCGCCATCTTCCGGCGGACCAAGGAgatgcggcggaggaggcgcctggaggaggcggcggcggacgagcgGCGTGCGGCCGAGGGGAATTTCGCCAGAAAG AAATCACTTGACAAGATAAATTTGGGAGATGGGCTGGATACTCCTGGTGCATCAGAGGAACATGAGGATAAACATAATCTCAGTACAGAGCTGGAAAATATCCCAGATCTTAAGAAAAGGAAGCATGGAAGACTCAATAATAGCTTACAGAAGAAGAAGGCTAACAGGCTGAAGTATATTGGCAGTACAAAGGCTATTAAGGTGGGGAAACGAGACATTAAAAAGCTCCCCTTGCACAGCATTCTGAAGAAGTACACAAAGCATACATCCGTCAAAATGGTTAAGGAAAAACATGGCAATTCAAAAGGCCCTGGAGTCATAGAACTCTGCCGCAAATCGGTTAAGCGTGTCAAATTCTCGGAAGTGAATGATGCACTTGGCAGTAAGAAGCAATGTTCCAAAAGACCTGAACTGGCAAATATCTGCAAGCTAATCTCTGATGCAAtgacttcttcatcatcatcatccataGAATTTTCCAGTGAAGAGGAACATATTATTGCAGAAAGTAGTAGTTCTCGCATGCCTGAGAAAGTCTTTGCTATGGCTAAGGACGCAAAAGATAACACAAATCGTGATAATCAATCTGAGATCAGCATTACTGGATTGTCCACTGGTTTATTTGATCTGAATAAAAGTTTGGAAGATCCTGCTGACTTGAACAGCCCTTATGTTTCAAATTCAGAGGAGTCATGTCTTCAGCGTACACAGGTTGGAACTCAGGTATTGACAATGGAAGAACAAGGTATGGATCAACAAGGTATTGACAATGGAAGAACAAACCATAAAGACTCGTCTTTCAATCCACATGGACAAGAACAACAGCATCATGCTACTGACTTGGACAACAGAATGAAGTCCCCTTGTACACTGCGAAACCAAACTTTTCAGGATTCAGTTCAGCTGCAGAATTGGTGCTCCATGACTATGCATCATGGTGTCTCTCAGCTCTCAACTGGAGGTGAATCTTCTTCCTTCCAATTTCGAGGATGTAATCTgtcacacagtgagaaacaaatTATTCATTCAAAAATGAACATGCAACATGAGTCTAGGCCTTCTTCAGGACAAACCTTGCGCTTGATGGGTCATGATCTTACAATATCCAATACCAGAGTTGACTATTTGTCTGAGGCAGCACAGAAACAAACAAATCCTGCTGAAGATCATCTTACCACCAAGTTGGTGTTGGAACTGCCACGACAAGGTCAGCCTTTCCTATCATTACAAACTCAGAGTATTTCCAACGTTTCAGCAAATTCTGCAAGCACAGTAGCTCATATTTCAGCGAGTTCTGGAAGCACAGCTCAGGCACATTTTAGATACAGAAACCCACATAATGTCACCAATCCTTCGCCTACTGCCAATGTGTTCTCTTGTGATCCATCAAGATGTGAAGACAGGTGGAGGGGCTATACAAACTTGCAATCTCATCAAAATGTTTTGTTGGGATGTCCGCCTGTCTCAAATCATGGCAGTGCTGCATTTATTCAGAACCAGCCACCTCCTCAGCATTTTTACTCTGATCATTCCACTAAGACAGATTCGCCCTCAGCGCCATTTTCACCAATAAATATGCAGCATGTGACACCGTCTCCAGATTACCATGCCAATTTGCCTGTGTCTTATGGTTTGTACTCTGCAAGCTCATCAGTTCACCCCCATAACTCTGTGGGTTTTACATGGAGCCACCCACACCAGATAGTTCAAGGAGTTCTTGATAGCAGAGCCTCTGCAGCCCTTCCATCCAGAAATGCAGGAACTGGAATGGCAAGAGTTGATCCTGACAATTCTACTTCATCTAGCAGCCGTTTTGTGCTGAGATCAGGCCCGGTGAAGCTCAGCCCTGGGGCGAAGCATATCCTGATACCAAGTGACAATACAGAGGATGACAATTCTGCTCCAATTTACTCTTGTGTGTCCTTTGGTAACTATAATGGAAATGTCTCGGCGCCTCACCAGAATAAAGGAGCAGGTTCTCGTAGGTTCTAG